One window of Pyxicephalus adspersus chromosome 4, UCB_Pads_2.0, whole genome shotgun sequence genomic DNA carries:
- the DAW1 gene encoding dynein assembly factor with WD repeat domains 1, which yields MRLKRFLLRYYPPGIILEYEKGGELKTKSIDLLELSPSTNVDLLVEEIQKVEPLITASRTQQVKQLLLRLQEKIGQQDHHKFYLFKVLRAHILPLTNVAFNKSGSSFITGSYDRTCKVWDTASGEELHTLEGHRNVVYAIQFNNPYGIFQILQVCLAFNPQSTLVATGSMDTTAKLWDIKSGEEAFTLSGHSAEIISLSFNTTGDQLITGSFDHTVSVWDIPSGRKAHTLMGHLGEISSAQFNWDCSLIATASMDKTCRLWDARTGESVATLTGHEDEVLDVSFDSTGQLIATASADGTARVYNAASRKCLAKLEGHDGEISKICFNSQGSRILTASSDKTARLWDPHTGQCVQVLEGHSDEIFSCAFNYEGNTIITGNKDNTCRIWR from the exons ATGAGGCTGAAGAGGTTTTTGCTCCGGTATTATCCGCCAG ggatCATTTTGGAGTATGAAAAAGGAGGAGAGCTGAAGACCAAGTCCATTGATTTACTGGAACTTTCTCctag caCAAATGTGGACCTGCTCGTAGAGGAAATACAGAAAGTTGAACCCCTTATTACTGCTTCTCGCACACAACAAGTGAAACAACTCCTACTAAGACTGCAAGAAAAAATAGGACAACAAGACCACCATAAGTTTTATCTTTTCAAG gtcCTCCGGGCTCACATATTACCTCTTACCAATGTGGCATTTAATAAATCTGGTTCTAG tTTCATTACTGGCAGTTATGATAGAACCTGTAAAGTTTGGGACACAGCATCAGGAGAAGAGTTGCATACCTTGGAAGGCCATCGAAATGTGGTCTATGCCATCCAGTTTAATAATCCTTATGG GATATTTCAGATTTTGCAG gtgtGTTTAGCATTTAACCCTCAGAGTACCCTGGTGGCAACAGGGAGTATGGACACTACGGCAAAACTTTGGGACATAAAAAGTGGAGAAGAGGCATTCACCTTAAGT ggacATTCTGCAGAAATCATTTCATTGTCGTTTAACACGACCGGAGACCAGCTGATCACAGGCTCTTTTGATCACACAGTCTCTGTATGGGACATTCCTTCCGGCAG GAAAGCTCACACCCTAATGGGTCATCTAGGGGAGATCAGCAGCGCACAGTTCAATTGGGACTGCTCCCTTATTGCCACTGCCTCCATGGATAAGACCTGCAGG ctGTGGGATGCCCGGACTGGTGAAAGTGTGGCTACCCTAACTGGACATGAAGATGAGGTTTTAGATGTCTCATTTGATTCTACTGGCCAGCTCATTGCTACAGCCTCTGCAGATG GAACAGCCAGAGTATATAATGCAGCCAGCAGGAAATGTCTAGCCAAGCTAGAAGGGCATGACGGTGAAATTTCAAAG ATCTGTTTCAATTCTCAAGGCTCGCGCATCTTAACAGCCAGTTCAGATAAAACTGCACGTCTATGGGACCCACACACAGGACAATGTGTCCAGGTTCTAGAAGGACATTCTGATGAGATTTTCTCTTGTGCTTTCAACTATGAAGGAAACACCATCATTACAGGCAA TAAGGACAACACTTGTAGAATATGGCGTTAG